In the genome of Lactuca sativa cultivar Salinas chromosome 3, Lsat_Salinas_v11, whole genome shotgun sequence, the window TTAGACAAGTGATCTGAAAGTTTATCACTCAGATTatgtgaaacaacccaaaaatttcgtttttcaacataaccaaaaaccataatctgagtgtcatatcataaaaccatacatgatgtatctcaaaataataataaaacactgtgcggaaaaactgtatcatatccatgtcatataaaaatcaagaactaaatcaactcccaggataaaagctgaagctgtggtgtgtgcgatgccatcatcccgagctcttccctctgctagcggaagtacctgaaaccaaaactaaaactgtaagcacgaagcttagtgagctcccccccaaattaccacataccatacaatactatatatcaagcacatactggggccttgccccctccatcgaaccgaagtccgaagctgactaactgggaccttgtcccctacatcggaccgcaatccgaagctcacatcagaccgagtccgaagctgactgggaccttgtcccctacatcgaaccgaagtccgaagctgacatcgaaccgaagtccgaagctgaccgggaccctgtcccctacatcgaaccgaagtctgaagctgacatcggaccgaagtccgaagctgaccgggaccttgtcccctacatcgaaccgaagtccgaagctgacatcggaccgaagtccgaagctgactgatcataacatgaCGTATCacttagcatgaacacacataatcctgtctgagccacgaaggcttcaaacatgctaactactgcatcggatacaaatctggatactactgctagctaaacgggtcggcattgtggccttagacccgctcctactgaaaaggaactcacctcgtgaactggctgctgagtgaatagctctgagggctaactgctgctgctccggtatctccccggctacaagtccataaacacactcaatcaaatactaaatactgcattgggtaaaatgactcttttacccttggtcaaagtcaaccctcggaCCAAGTCAACTCTCggacaaagtcaacccacagttggcctgactcgccgagttgggccgccaactcgccgagtcccggctctcactcctcgacccctactcgctgctactcgtcgagtatggcatcgactcgacgagtactcattcgatccaaaaactcagacaatcttcatccgactcgccgagtcatatgaacaactcgacgagttgttcttgagcttaagaagattgccttggactcgccgagttgtatgaacaactcgccgagtccctccattactgagtctaccctcgaactcactgagtccactccacaactcactgggcccactcgacatcgctcaaaaggaagaaatcggggactcgcgactcgactcgccgagtcgttcttccgactcgtcgagtcaccgccatgcaactaagctacactcgattctgctcgaatccaatccatacaaatgatagatctgggtccaataagctgatttaccacgtaaagtttccaactttacgtgtacagacacatgaacaagggaataaaggctaaaaaggcacttaaaagggtagatctagggttaatatgcaaaataactccataaaggcaatagatccgggctctacaactcctaaatgaacagatctaaggttatctcggcataagagagcttccatatcaatATAAGGCTTTAAGAAGGCATTAATAAGATCTAGAAAAGGGTTTTAAGTCACAAAAGAGAAGgaaactgaagaatacctcaaagatcTCTTGTTTTCTCTTGAAtttctgctctacaatccttttccttgctcctttcttcaagccttcacaatagcacaccaaaatcacttagaatcacacaagaacgaattagggttttctcacagctttagagggtgaaggaggcgagattggggctataaggtggcttaaatagtgggcaacccggggatttagggtttctcccagacggacagactcgccgagtccagaatatggactcgccgagtcgtcagctaacacgtgctcgaaatcccgtccctactcggcgagtcaggctatgaactcgccgagtccctttacaaaattcaaaataaaaccaaggaatcatcataccaggaacgggtcgttacattaTGGATACTAGTGATGACTTGGAACCAAAGTGAAGTGTTATCCAACTTGTGTCTCCGCCACCATTTCGCCATTAAAGTAATCGGAGATGCTCTTATATTTAAATGGGTTAGCGATTGGAAAATAGGTTGGAGATTTCAATCTAACTAACTCATTTAATTAAATTGGTTAGACGGGTTAACCTAATGAATTGTCTGTATTGAAAGAgtgttatattttttttctttaatgagCTAAATATCTAGCAACAATAGAAACAAAAAAACACAAATCAATTGTTCAGCAACATAATCCAACATAAGGGAGTTCATAATAACAACTTATATTTGGATGCACTTTTTTTTGTTATAACTCCACAAAAAGAAACTAGTTAATGTTGGATTGTAGACATGAGCATGATCAAAGTATTACTACTACTTGCtgtaattcaaaattaattcaaTATTCCAAAACCAACTATGTTGCCTCACAAAGGAACTTAGAAACACAATGAACACTTTGACAGTTTTCCCAAATGAATTAGGTCATGTGAGAGATCATTATCTCTTAAAtacatggaattagggtttagcaGACGGTCCACGTCAAGGTCTAGCGCTGAATGTGTTGAGCTTGCCTTCATAAATGTACATATCGTGCATACACCTAAGGTGTTTGTCTTTTGATATGCTCCCTTCTAGTGTGCTTTGTGATCCGTGGTCATTTCAACCCCATACTTTTTAAAAAGAGATTGATATTGTAGTACGTTGCACATTCCgggcatgcaaccctagataagATCAAGTGACTATTTGCACTAACGTTGGTTTGTGTTAGTTATGGTTATGGACATactctaaaaaaacaaaaaaaaatgcataaactactaaatattttagttaatttaCTACATTACTAGTGTAATAATACAAGTTTTATAATCATATTTAACAAATCTTTAGTTTAAAAATGCTTTAGACAAAATATGtacgtttaattaattaaatccggTTAGCCCATTTCAATTCAAAAAAAAGGGGGGTGGTACCACAAATAGTCAACCTACTGCACTCATTAATTTTACCATCTCTAATATGTTAAACTAGCCATCATTTTTCATATTCCTGATAAACATTTTATACTAGAAATTAAGAAAGTAGTGTTTTAGGTAAACTAATGAAAAGAATATCATACCCACCCCTTTAGTTTACATGTATATGTATCTATATGACTATATGGATATGCCAACCTATCCCATTAGTCTTCATCCTTTCCATCTTCCCAACTGAATATCAAacacccccacacacacacaaacaaacaGGAAGAGAAATGGTGAAGCCATGGTTTACCCTAATATTAAGCTCAATGTTACTCATAGCCATGTCTCTTGTCCATGGCATTGATCAAGACCCTTTAGCCGTAGAAGAATGGTTCAAAAACCTACCCACCATGACCCAAAAGCAGACCCACCTTCACTTCTATCTACACGACTTAGTCAGTGGCACCTCCCCCACCGCCATGAGAGTCGCCCAATCCACCAtcacctccacctctccaaccgCGTTCGGGTTCCTCGCCATGGCTGACGACAAGCTCACCACCGGACCTGAACCAAACTCTACTGTTGTCGGTCGAGCACAAGGCATCTATGGTTCGGCGTGTTTGGAGGAGTCTGGTTTACTGATGACCATGAACTTGGTGTTCACCGGAGGGGATTACAATGGTAGTACTCTTAGTTTGTTGGGGCGGAATGCGGTGTTTCATCCTTACCGTGAGATGCCGATTGTTGGTGGGTCTGGTGTTTTTAGGATGGCGAGGGGTGTCGCCACCGCAAAAACTCATGATTTTAATCTTACCTCCGGTGATGCGGTTGTGGAATATAACGTCATGGTTGTTCATTATTGAGTCTAATTAAGCTCCTTGTATTTGATTCATGTATTTGTACTTGGTAAATTATTAAAAATGGATTAGTGACAGAATCAAAACTCTTCCcttattttttgagtttttggtccaattaatttacaaaataaaaataataataataataatacttagaGTAAACATAGGTCGATTCACATGCTTAAAACAGTCAAACCAAACTTTGAccaaatttttataaaagaagatctttatttaatttatatatatatatatatatatatatatatatatatatatatatatatatatatatatatatatatatatatatatatatatatatatatatatatatatatatatatatatatatataccaccaCGAACAAGCTAAAATAAGCTAAAATACTAAtcgataaaaaaatatatatatctgATAAAACTAATTGATAAGTTAGATAGACATATAAAAAGTTGagcttttataataataaaagttatatttatgaaaaatttacaaaaacttaataaattgtttaaacatgtaagttaaaaaCTAATTTATAAGCTACGTCGTATGTTATgacaaaaaaagtaaaaataaagttAACGAAAAGTTAGAAGTTGGTTGTGATATTGTGATGTACAAACACAAATTTTACAATTAAACATAGGCACAAATCAATTTCATTCCACATCTAGAATTTGTACAACACGTACTGGTTTcatatttaatttataaattattgtAAATGCCATCACAGCATCAATAATTTAAAAACATCCTTATCATAAATCTGTAACCTTTTTCACTAACTTGTAgttttcatcattttcatcatttTCAGTATCAATTTGAAATCAATGCATTCAATTATTAGCCTTCATAAACACGTGTTTATACCCTAATCCCTACACTACATATGTATACAATAAGGCTATGGGGAGTGGTCACACCCATCCCACCGGAAAAGTGCTACCACACATGCGCCATGTCAGCTTCATACTCAACCCACCACCAACCCAGTAAAGACTGGAAATGGTTACCACTCcacaaattcttttttttttttttttttgaccattatattaattaaaaaacataatttataacatacattaattttttaaaacataaaaaaataagaacacatttcattaattaaaacatagaaatttaaaacttaaattagaaaaattaaacattacattgtctaaataaaataaaaattaaaaaacataaaaaaacatagaaaaataacattacattgtctaaataaaataaaattaaaaaacattaaaaacatagGAAAATTCTAATCGTCGTCGTTGTCGTCACCGGTATCATCCGCCTCGTCTCCACCATCGTCATCCTCCTCATCGTCACCATCGTCATCCTCCTCATCGTCACCATCAACACCATCGTCATCATCGTCGTCTTCACCGTCATTTTGTCCTTGAAATTGTCGTTCCCATATGTATTCGGTCAAATCATGTcgtagattgtgatgtgtttcacgGTTTTGTATTTCCAAAACTCTTGAGAAGTATGTCAGACTCCCAACTTGTATTATTGCGGGTGGGTTAAGTATATCGTTTGTGGTATATGAGCAAATAGCCCTACCCTCTTCTTCTATTatcatgttatgtaaaataacacaAGCAGTCAACACGGTCCTCAATTTTTCTCTGTCCTATGTTCGTGTCGGATGTTTGATTATGTGTTACCTTTGTTTGAGGACTCCAAACGCCCGTTCTACATCCTTCCTTGCAGATTCTTGTGCTAACTTGAACATTTTCTGTTTATCGTCGGCCGGAAATATGTATGACTTGACAAACGTAGCGTATTCTGGATATATCCCATCACCTAGgtaatacccatatttgtattCATTTCCATTGACAACATATGGCATTTCTGGTGCTTTGCCCTGTAAAATATCGTTAAATATCAGAGACGCTTGGAGCACATTCAAGTCATTGTTTGACCCGGCCATACCAAAGAATGCATGCCAAAACCATAGGTTATTTGAAACCACCGCCTCCAAAATAACAGTCGGTGCCCCATGATCACTTCGCGTGAACTAGCCACGCCACGCGTTGGGACAATTTTCCCACTCCCAATTTGTACAATCAATCCTACCAAGCATCCCTGGAAAACCATGTTTCGCTTGATGTGTGGCATACAATTTTTCGACATCGCTTTTAGTCGGATGTCGCAAGTATATGTCACGGTAAAGCTCTATGACATACTCACAAAATAAATATGTACACTCTCGACCCGTCCTCTCAGACATTTTCAAATACTCATCTGATGCGTCTGTGGTTATACCATATCCCAACTGTCTAAGAGCGGTCGTACATTTTTGTATTGTGGTAAAACCATGTTTACCTCTAGCATCCCATCGTAATTGAAAAAATTCATAATTACGTGCCAAATCTCTAGCGATACGTAAAAATAAAGTTCCACTAATATGAAAACGTTCTTCGAATTTAGATAGATCATATAAACTATCAACGGCAAAATAATCACGTACCAAAAATTCATGTGCCGCCTCTCGATCCCGGCTGATCCATTTTCTATGCTTCTTGTCGACGTTTGAACTTTCGCCCCTCTCACGTACCACGTCTCGTGCCGCGGATAACAGCGTATACAAAATAAAATCGTCATCAGAATCATTATCATCGGAAGACGAAATAATTGGAGGTGGAAAATTATCCATTTTTTGGTTTGATGTGTgtgtttgttttgaaaaaatgtGGGTGTGGTTTAGTGGAAATTGTGAATAAAGTGGATGTATATATAGAGAatttgaaaaaatgaaaaaaaaaaaaaagttttttttttattaatgcaAGATATAACCGTCGAATGCAACGTTCCAATTTAATTAGTCAATCAAAGCCCTCGTCTTCGTCCGTCTTCAGCCTCACACCACACGCAGCCCACCAGACTTGGGGGCGGTGTTCACGCGTGGGAAAGGCTGTCACCTCAGCCCAAGACGCGTGAAAACGCTCCCATACCGGGTAGCCTTATGCTTAACATGAAAGCCTACGCATTTGGGTTTGACCTCCCATTTCCTTGATAAAACCAAAAAGGGCCTGTTTGTTGAAAATAAAGAGCAAATTACAAGAAAAACAATATATTTTGTTCAATTATACAAATTGACAATAAAACACAATTTGAGACAACTTTTTTTTCAAATCATCCGTAATGCTGAAAAACTTCTAAGTTCTAAGGCAAACAAATATTGCATACTACAAAAAAAGAAGTCCAGTCCTATCCACTGAATAAAATTAAGATCTTCATGAGTCGCGTGACCACAAAGTAAAAAGTATGTATGAAAAAGATCTTTTAGTGTCACGTTATATTTCTCTCATTCCCCTTTACCCCACCAAAAAGCAAGAATAGTTACATTtcactaatttttatttttttattttaatatatatatatatatatatatatatatatatatatatatatatatatattatacaaatattatactcattttatagg includes:
- the LOC111884282 gene encoding dirigent protein 22: MVKPWFTLILSSMLLIAMSLVHGIDQDPLAVEEWFKNLPTMTQKQTHLHFYLHDLVSGTSPTAMRVAQSTITSTSPTAFGFLAMADDKLTTGPEPNSTVVGRAQGIYGSACLEESGLLMTMNLVFTGGDYNGSTLSLLGRNAVFHPYREMPIVGGSGVFRMARGVATAKTHDFNLTSGDAVVEYNVMVVHY